From a region of the Nitrospira sp. genome:
- a CDS encoding ribonuclease N1 encodes MVTREEPVLNDQRRRIQLIGLLAILLCAIGMVSAISIPAADTGDGPFLGNTSTNLPHRIDTPSSLTTAPQKAYDLLKQLEDRRGAPLPGYIGGRDFQNRERLLPRGRYREYDVNPKIPRRRRDAERIVIEQRTGKAYYTGDHYRTFVPLN; translated from the coding sequence ATGGTCACGAGAGAGGAACCTGTGCTCAACGATCAGCGGCGGCGGATTCAGCTCATTGGGCTTCTCGCCATCCTGTTATGCGCGATCGGCATGGTGTCCGCCATCTCAATTCCCGCAGCCGACACCGGCGATGGTCCGTTTTTGGGCAACACCTCAACCAATCTTCCTCATCGAATCGACACCCCATCCTCACTCACAACCGCTCCCCAGAAAGCATACGATCTGCTCAAGCAGTTGGAAGATCGACGCGGTGCCCCTCTCCCCGGGTACATCGGTGGGCGCGATTTCCAGAATCGAGAACGCCTTCTTCCACGAGGTCGCTACCGAGAGTATGATGTCAATCCAAAGATCCCGAGACGCAGGCGCGATGCTGAACGGATCGTCATCGAGCAGCGGACCGGAAAGGCGTACTACACGGGCGATCACTACCGAACATTTGTCCCTTTGAATTGA
- a CDS encoding barstar family protein: MTGKPTLYPHLSNATPPWSGLLIVPRGAPITTLVKVPPEFVVRTIQGKKCRTSSGLFDEFARVLAFPEYFGHNWDALEECLADFEWLPAKGYILFIADAHAVLPDDEEEYETLLEVLSDAGEAWSKGQTADGRRAPFHVCFLVTEQDKTSRKRWELDEFSSAERKAPKTKARSKRSAKSSPK, encoded by the coding sequence ATGACAGGGAAACCGACACTGTACCCGCATCTGAGCAACGCCACGCCGCCTTGGTCAGGACTGCTTATTGTCCCGCGAGGAGCCCCGATCACAACGTTGGTGAAGGTTCCACCGGAATTCGTGGTGCGCACCATCCAAGGGAAGAAATGCCGAACCTCATCCGGTCTGTTCGATGAGTTCGCCCGGGTGCTGGCCTTTCCGGAGTACTTCGGACACAACTGGGACGCATTGGAGGAATGTCTTGCCGATTTTGAGTGGCTTCCTGCCAAAGGCTACATTCTATTTATTGCCGACGCGCACGCTGTGCTTCCCGATGATGAAGAGGAGTATGAAACGTTGTTGGAAGTCCTGAGTGACGCCGGCGAAGCCTGGAGCAAGGGGCAAACGGCCGATGGTCGGCGCGCGCCATTCCATGTGTGCTTTTTGGTGACTGAACAGGACAAAACGAGTCGGAAGCGCTGGGAATTAGACGAGTTCTCCTCCGCAGAGCGGAAGGCGCCTAAGACGAAAGCCCGCTCAAAACGTTCGGCCAAATCCTCCCCGAAATAG
- a CDS encoding thermonuclease family protein — MRLLSTLHVRAVDGDTIRVGAERIRLRGVDTPEMSELAGPAAKQRLEELLRRGPIRIVPKGRDVYNRLVADVFVNEQNVAETLIIEGYEKARS; from the coding sequence ATGCGCCTACTGAGTACCTTACACGTGCGGGCAGTCGATGGCGATACCATTCGCGTCGGAGCCGAGCGTATCAGACTTCGTGGCGTTGACACCCCGGAAATGAGTGAGTTAGCCGGCCCGGCAGCCAAGCAACGACTGGAAGAGTTGCTTCGCCGCGGGCCGATCCGCATCGTCCCCAAGGGCCGAGATGTCTACAATCGTCTCGTCGCCGACGTATTCGTGAACGAACAGAATGTGGCGGAGACGTTAATCATAGAGGGATATGAAAAGGCACGGTCATAG
- a CDS encoding insulinase family protein, whose amino-acid sequence MLSLHLLITLSYAATSGLAERVIEHRLANGLTVLMVERHQTPVVSINITFAVGGINEQVGQTGLAHLYEHMAFKGTRVVGTTNYEKEKPILDEITLVGTELDLRQRDAAGRNGGETAEERTAIESLQKRLLDLQTQASQYVVGNEMALLYQRHGGVGLNASTGKDLTRYMISLPSNRLPLWAAIESDRMANPVLREFYKERGVVMEERRLRNDDSPNGLLFETFTSTAFRAHGYGIPTIGWGSDILALTPAATESFFKAQYGPNRATIALVGDINPKEVIALIEHTFGKIPAAPPPPPLVTVEPEQRGERRVEVEFDAEPVIVIGYHKPTLRHPDDDVFDVLDAVLSDGLTSRLHQKLVREKRLAASVGSDASHPGVRAPNLFVVTATPLAPHTTTEVETAIYEEIERLKREPVSSQELEKVLNNLDADLVRGLRSNSGLASQLALHQAVAGDWRYILTSRDKVAKVTAADVQRVAAQYFTKSNRTVAVLVKKGNTKAIAAVPAGEVRP is encoded by the coding sequence ATGCTGAGCCTCCACTTACTCATCACCCTGTCGTACGCCGCCACGTCGGGTCTTGCCGAGCGAGTCATCGAGCACCGGCTTGCCAATGGGCTGACAGTACTCATGGTGGAGCGGCATCAGACGCCCGTCGTTTCGATCAACATCACGTTCGCTGTGGGCGGCATCAATGAGCAGGTCGGCCAAACCGGCCTCGCACATCTCTATGAACACATGGCCTTCAAGGGCACGCGTGTGGTCGGCACGACAAACTATGAAAAAGAAAAACCGATCTTGGATGAAATCACATTGGTCGGAACGGAACTCGACCTGCGTCAGCGTGATGCGGCCGGAAGAAACGGTGGCGAGACAGCAGAGGAGCGAACGGCGATCGAATCGCTGCAGAAGCGCCTCCTGGATCTGCAGACGCAGGCTTCGCAGTATGTCGTCGGCAATGAAATGGCGCTCCTGTATCAGCGTCATGGCGGAGTCGGACTCAACGCGTCAACGGGAAAAGATTTGACGCGCTACATGATCAGTTTGCCGTCCAACCGACTGCCTTTGTGGGCGGCGATTGAATCGGATCGGATGGCCAATCCGGTGTTGCGGGAATTCTATAAAGAACGCGGCGTTGTGATGGAAGAACGGCGCCTGCGCAACGACGACAGTCCGAACGGTCTGCTGTTCGAAACCTTCACCTCTACCGCGTTCCGCGCCCACGGCTACGGGATTCCCACCATCGGATGGGGGTCTGATATCCTGGCATTGACACCCGCCGCCACGGAATCCTTTTTTAAGGCCCAGTACGGTCCGAATCGCGCCACCATTGCGCTGGTCGGCGATATCAATCCGAAGGAAGTCATCGCGTTGATTGAACACACGTTCGGAAAGATTCCTGCCGCGCCGCCGCCTCCGCCGTTGGTGACGGTTGAGCCGGAACAGCGAGGCGAACGGCGAGTCGAAGTGGAGTTTGATGCCGAACCGGTCATCGTCATCGGGTATCACAAGCCGACGTTGAGGCATCCGGACGACGATGTGTTCGATGTGCTCGACGCGGTGCTGAGCGACGGACTCACCTCCCGCTTACATCAGAAGTTGGTGCGAGAGAAACGACTGGCCGCCTCAGTCGGGTCTGATGCCAGTCATCCGGGAGTGCGCGCGCCGAATCTGTTCGTCGTCACCGCTACGCCGCTGGCCCCTCATACGACAACAGAAGTAGAAACCGCCATCTATGAAGAGATTGAGCGCCTGAAACGAGAGCCGGTCTCGTCCCAAGAGTTGGAAAAGGTACTCAACAATTTGGATGCCGATTTGGTGCGGGGCCTGCGATCGAATAGCGGCTTGGCATCTCAACTGGCGTTGCATCAGGCAGTCGCCGGTGACTGGCGCTATATCCTGACCTCACGTGATAAGGTTGCCAAAGTCACGGCCGCCGATGTGCAGCGAGTGGCCGCGCAATACTTTACAAAGTCGAATCGCACCGTCGCAGTCCTCGTGAAGAAGGGAAACACGAAGGCGATTGCAGCGGTGCCGGCCGGTGAGGTGAGACCATGA
- a CDS encoding insulinase family protein: MKRAKRQGVETGSLSRLRMLLCMATVLLMDGAIACAADQTFGDPRTMTFKPVEFSPPEPERVVLGNGMVVYLLEDHELPLVTVTATMRTGSWLDPTDKVGLAAMTGAVMRTGGGGSLSAEQVDAELEQFAIDVSIGISRQSGSASLDVLSKDVDRGLEIFAGLIRTPAFEPARVELAKLQAMEGIRRRQDNPGSVVSREFAKLLYGTDHPTARESSVDSISRITRDDLVAFHRNTIHPNGMILGVTGDFKRDDMLTSLRKTFGDWKRGSVPELKIPDAQEPGASRPVVRFVDKDTSQTHLRVGHLSIKENDPDYVALAIANDILGGSSFRSRLFNDVRTKRGLAYSVGSRLNTGMHDQGVWLMRAETKMTSTQEVIERFVANIERIRAEPVTDTELAEAKEAYVNSFVFSFSSPSAIVSRLIELEYDGLPKDFLQQLRAKVVKLTKENVLAAAKKHLRPDRLKILAVGSGEALPKALSTFGDVKEIKPVPEG, translated from the coding sequence ATGAAGAGGGCAAAGAGACAAGGGGTAGAAACGGGGAGTCTTTCCCGGTTGAGAATGCTGCTCTGCATGGCGACCGTTTTACTGATGGATGGAGCTATCGCTTGTGCGGCCGACCAGACCTTCGGCGATCCCAGAACCATGACGTTCAAGCCGGTGGAATTTTCCCCGCCCGAGCCGGAGCGAGTTGTCCTCGGCAATGGCATGGTCGTCTACCTGTTGGAAGACCATGAATTACCGCTGGTCACCGTCACGGCCACCATGAGAACAGGGAGTTGGCTTGATCCAACCGATAAGGTCGGACTGGCGGCCATGACGGGGGCGGTGATGCGTACCGGCGGTGGGGGGAGTCTTTCGGCAGAGCAGGTTGATGCGGAGTTGGAACAATTTGCGATCGATGTCAGCATCGGAATCAGCAGACAGTCCGGATCGGCATCCCTGGACGTTCTGAGCAAAGATGTGGATCGCGGGTTGGAGATCTTCGCGGGTCTTATCCGAACCCCGGCGTTCGAACCTGCGCGTGTCGAACTGGCCAAGTTACAGGCCATGGAGGGGATCCGTCGCCGACAAGATAACCCTGGCTCCGTCGTCAGCCGGGAATTTGCCAAGTTGCTCTATGGAACGGACCATCCGACCGCGCGAGAAAGTTCAGTGGACTCGATCTCGCGCATCACGCGGGACGATCTTGTCGCGTTTCATCGCAATACGATTCACCCGAACGGCATGATCCTCGGTGTGACCGGTGACTTCAAGAGAGACGACATGCTGACCTCGCTCAGAAAAACGTTCGGAGATTGGAAGCGAGGTTCTGTGCCCGAGTTGAAGATTCCGGATGCGCAGGAACCGGGTGCGTCTCGTCCGGTCGTCCGGTTCGTCGATAAGGACACTTCTCAGACGCATCTTCGAGTGGGACATCTCTCGATCAAGGAAAATGATCCCGATTATGTCGCATTAGCCATTGCGAACGATATTTTGGGCGGAAGTTCGTTTCGCAGCCGCCTGTTCAACGACGTGCGGACCAAGCGGGGGCTGGCCTACTCGGTCGGCAGCCGACTCAATACGGGAATGCATGATCAAGGGGTCTGGCTGATGCGGGCGGAAACCAAGATGACCTCCACGCAGGAAGTGATCGAGCGGTTTGTTGCGAACATCGAACGTATACGCGCCGAACCGGTGACCGATACCGAGCTTGCCGAAGCGAAGGAAGCGTATGTGAATTCGTTCGTCTTCTCTTTCTCCAGCCCGTCGGCCATCGTCAGCCGTTTGATAGAGCTAGAATATGATGGGTTGCCGAAGGACTTTCTTCAACAGCTGCGCGCGAAGGTGGTGAAGTTGACCAAGGAGAACGTCTTGGCAGCAGCCAAGAAACACTTGCGCCCTGATCGCTTGAAGATCCTTGCCGTCGGCTCTGGTGAGGCATTGCCGAAAGCGCTGTCAACGTTCGGAGACGTGAAAGAAATCAAACCGGTGCCGGAGGGCTAA
- a CDS encoding MBL fold metallo-hydrolase, with product MPLEDEFCDILKKSRTGQGLSVGDVSRMTGLPGGDITALERGDRPRDRAEVRALAKGLGLRAEPLEQIAIDKWEPVAQHMPPWVEMVHGSINGYGVQGYIVHDEGEAVLVDTAYNAPAMLDLLRRYRLRLIGICLTHGHADHADGIEQILGQHEVPVYLGPEDVSLLSWRPRTELLVVPGDRLSIQVGRRAVRCMTTPGHTPGGICYRVDDAQLPVCFVGDTLFAGSIGRSNPKELHSTHLNSVRRRVLTLSPDYRLLPGHGPATTVEEELDHNPFAMIQ from the coding sequence ATGCCGCTCGAAGATGAATTTTGCGATATTCTGAAAAAATCACGCACAGGGCAAGGCCTCTCGGTCGGCGATGTTTCGAGAATGACGGGATTGCCCGGTGGCGATATTACCGCGTTGGAACGAGGAGATCGGCCGCGGGATCGTGCCGAAGTGCGTGCCTTGGCGAAGGGCTTGGGCCTGCGAGCTGAGCCGCTCGAACAGATTGCGATCGATAAGTGGGAACCGGTTGCGCAGCACATGCCGCCGTGGGTGGAAATGGTTCACGGGTCCATCAACGGGTATGGTGTGCAGGGGTACATCGTGCATGATGAGGGTGAGGCAGTGTTGGTCGATACGGCTTATAACGCACCGGCCATGCTGGATCTGCTTCGTCGATACCGATTGCGTCTCATCGGCATTTGTTTGACCCATGGCCACGCGGACCATGCGGATGGGATCGAGCAGATTCTGGGCCAACATGAAGTCCCGGTGTACCTGGGACCGGAGGATGTGAGCCTATTGAGTTGGCGGCCACGAACGGAATTGCTGGTCGTGCCGGGCGATCGATTGTCGATCCAGGTTGGGCGCCGTGCCGTCCGATGTATGACGACGCCGGGACATACACCGGGTGGGATCTGCTATCGGGTGGATGATGCACAGTTGCCGGTCTGTTTCGTCGGTGATACGCTGTTTGCCGGATCAATCGGCCGGTCCAATCCCAAGGAGTTGCATTCAACTCATCTCAATTCAGTTCGCCGCCGGGTACTGACTCTTTCCCCGGATTATCGTCTCTTGCCCGGACATGGACCTGCCACAACCGTGGAGGAAGAACTCGATCACAATCCGTTTGCGATGATTCAGTAA
- a CDS encoding peptidase codes for MSRKRVKMCIDRLVPRELLIETSRRAVEENPANAPMMRDFPLFGVDPSDRMRMAIVTGKKWQKGRTLGVHFLDGHPDVQAKVEHYAKQWSQFADITFDFAYDPSAEIRISFLQEGSWSYLGTDALGISRPNPTMNYGWLTPASTDDEYRRVVLHEFGHALGCIHEHQHPEAGIPWDKEAVYRYFMGPPNNWTKEDIDHNLFEKYGQDSTNFSEYDKISIMHYPISNDLTLGDFEVGWNRELSAIDKEFIWTMYPKTVVPDVTAITVGAAPIEALIGKHGEEDLFSFTVGTKGPYILETKGSTDVVMVLLGPNNKTAVIAEDDDSGKKYNAKIATKLNPGMYYARVRHYKPTGTGKYGISVRPGNSAIS; via the coding sequence ATGTCGAGAAAACGGGTCAAAATGTGCATCGATCGTCTCGTTCCCCGGGAGTTATTGATTGAGACGAGTCGCCGTGCTGTGGAGGAGAATCCGGCCAATGCTCCAATGATGCGTGACTTTCCACTCTTCGGGGTTGATCCCAGCGATCGCATGCGGATGGCGATCGTAACGGGAAAAAAGTGGCAGAAAGGCCGCACATTGGGGGTTCATTTTCTAGATGGCCACCCCGATGTGCAGGCCAAAGTGGAGCATTACGCGAAGCAATGGAGTCAGTTTGCAGACATCACGTTCGACTTTGCCTATGATCCGTCCGCGGAAATCCGCATCTCGTTCTTGCAAGAAGGATCCTGGTCTTATCTTGGCACCGACGCGCTAGGGATCTCCAGACCCAATCCAACCATGAACTACGGCTGGCTGACCCCTGCGAGTACAGACGACGAATATCGCCGTGTGGTGCTCCATGAGTTCGGTCACGCCTTGGGATGCATTCACGAGCATCAGCATCCCGAAGCCGGCATTCCATGGGACAAGGAAGCGGTCTATCGATATTTCATGGGCCCTCCCAACAACTGGACCAAAGAAGATATAGACCACAATCTGTTTGAGAAATATGGGCAGGACAGCACCAACTTCTCCGAGTACGACAAAATATCCATCATGCACTATCCCATTTCGAATGACTTGACGCTGGGCGATTTCGAGGTCGGATGGAATCGCGAGCTTTCAGCAATCGATAAGGAGTTCATCTGGACGATGTATCCCAAGACAGTCGTTCCGGACGTCACCGCTATTACGGTCGGTGCGGCTCCGATCGAAGCCTTGATCGGGAAACACGGCGAGGAAGATCTCTTTAGTTTCACCGTAGGCACAAAAGGCCCCTATATCTTGGAGACGAAAGGTTCCACGGACGTGGTCATGGTGCTCCTGGGCCCAAACAATAAAACGGCTGTCATTGCTGAAGACGACGACAGCGGGAAGAAATACAACGCCAAAATCGCGACGAAGTTGAATCCGGGCATGTACTATGCCCGCGTGCGGCATTACAAGCCCACTGGTACCGGGAAATACGGGATTTCGGTTCGCCCGGGGAACTCAGCAATCAGCTGA
- a CDS encoding S8 family serine peptidase, with protein sequence MNTNRIRHPVSLSVVVFVASLIGCTTQPSVTGSQSDDGIYNPYGVMLDPLNQVRSAAITDTRGQVAETYEIPVKNIYIDKRSEMKAHDGRESPAISKISPVLQEWIVKKKADESVDIMVTFHEDLRVPRLPDLGSGESRDEGKTRRADAIDTLKKARAESQARSVKQLAKHGNFKQSDGFWIVNSVVGTAKIGEIQRLAESREIVYLQPVEGGEPPPQDANANNDAQDGRDRIVSDPYFNLGLTNPWIGLLDTGVRDTHNMFNSPDHIAWMRDCVNGGNNCNDSSNPNFDPTDFSWNHGTSSAGLLTGNNRLGNQYRGVTAIRTDSWQIYSAGGLNTSAAVRAIQAGIAAFDRVLVGEIQANESETGTIATAADNAYDAGVIFVSANGNFGPNASTVRSPGIAHKVLGVGGFMTDGGAQYDNQGRGPATDSRYKPDIQAPTWSETASNTSDTALKVFTGTSGATPYAAAVAMLAHNWLRQFGSFDNGQTYAFMILYGQREWPYDNTVGAGPLQMATNGHAWWGKVSVGNHMNIDIPINVGAGKKDLDVALWWPESAAQTHNDIDVHLIDPSGIERAKGFSGVSVFERTGVNGTLQAGTWMIRIRGYNVPTGSQTVYWATHIRN encoded by the coding sequence ATGAACACAAACCGCATTCGGCATCCGGTTTCTCTGAGCGTTGTTGTTTTTGTGGCATCGCTGATCGGGTGCACGACTCAGCCGAGCGTTACGGGGTCGCAATCCGACGACGGCATTTATAACCCCTACGGCGTCATGCTTGACCCGCTGAATCAGGTCCGATCGGCGGCCATTACAGATACACGGGGCCAGGTCGCCGAGACATATGAAATTCCTGTCAAGAATATCTACATCGACAAGAGATCAGAAATGAAAGCGCATGATGGCAGGGAGAGTCCTGCGATCTCGAAGATCAGCCCCGTGCTTCAGGAATGGATCGTTAAGAAAAAAGCAGACGAATCAGTAGATATCATGGTTACGTTTCACGAGGATCTACGGGTACCTCGACTGCCTGACCTAGGTTCAGGAGAAAGCCGTGACGAAGGCAAGACCCGGAGAGCGGATGCCATCGACACACTCAAAAAAGCGCGGGCGGAGTCCCAAGCAAGGTCTGTAAAGCAACTGGCCAAGCACGGCAACTTCAAGCAATCCGACGGTTTCTGGATCGTCAATAGCGTGGTCGGAACCGCGAAAATAGGAGAGATCCAACGCCTCGCGGAATCCAGAGAAATCGTGTATCTCCAACCGGTTGAAGGGGGTGAACCGCCTCCACAAGACGCAAATGCCAATAACGATGCTCAGGATGGTCGGGACAGAATCGTCTCGGATCCTTATTTCAACTTGGGGCTCACCAATCCGTGGATCGGTCTTCTCGACACAGGCGTTCGAGATACGCACAACATGTTCAATTCGCCCGATCACATTGCCTGGATGCGGGATTGCGTCAACGGTGGAAACAATTGCAACGATAGTTCGAATCCAAATTTTGATCCGACGGACTTTTCATGGAATCACGGCACGAGTTCCGCTGGACTTCTGACCGGAAACAACAGGCTTGGCAACCAGTACCGCGGCGTGACGGCAATACGGACGGACAGCTGGCAGATCTATTCTGCCGGCGGTTTGAATACATCGGCGGCCGTGCGGGCTATACAGGCAGGCATCGCGGCATTTGATCGAGTGCTGGTCGGAGAAATCCAGGCGAATGAGTCGGAGACCGGCACCATCGCGACAGCGGCCGACAATGCATACGATGCAGGGGTCATTTTCGTCTCAGCCAACGGAAATTTCGGTCCGAACGCATCGACGGTGCGCTCACCGGGGATTGCGCACAAAGTACTTGGTGTCGGGGGGTTCATGACTGACGGTGGCGCCCAGTACGACAATCAGGGACGCGGCCCCGCAACCGATTCACGTTACAAACCGGATATCCAAGCTCCAACGTGGAGCGAGACTGCCAGCAACACAAGCGATACAGCATTAAAAGTCTTCACCGGCACAAGCGGCGCTACGCCTTATGCCGCAGCCGTGGCTATGTTGGCTCATAACTGGTTGCGACAGTTCGGATCATTCGATAACGGTCAGACATATGCGTTCATGATTCTCTATGGCCAGAGGGAATGGCCGTACGACAACACGGTGGGTGCGGGTCCCCTTCAGATGGCGACCAACGGCCACGCTTGGTGGGGCAAGGTTTCAGTCGGGAATCATATGAACATCGACATCCCCATAAACGTGGGAGCCGGGAAGAAGGATCTGGATGTGGCCTTATGGTGGCCCGAATCAGCGGCACAGACCCACAATGATATCGACGTGCATCTGATCGATCCATCGGGAATCGAACGTGCCAAAGGCTTCTCAGGTGTCAGTGTCTTCGAGCGAACCGGTGTGAACGGTACGCTCCAAGCGGGAACGTGGATGATCCGAATCAGGGGATACAATGTTCCTACGGGATCTCAAACAGTATATTGGGCGACCCACATCAGAAATTAA
- a CDS encoding HAD-IA family hydrolase — translation MMVKTPVDLLIFDLDGTLIESKWDIARSVNFTLAELGLPERPIEEIFGFVGDGVKRLLRLAVGEGNQVRFEEALKVFRGHYLEHCLDRTTFYPGIEPMLQHFTHTYKAIATNKSIEYTRVILNGLGPQHFRYMVGGDNGFGLKPEPGMLLHIMEKVGAPKERTVLVGDSTNDINGGHNAGIRVCAVGYGMGNRERMAACQPDWFIEKPEQLMELFT, via the coding sequence ATGATGGTCAAGACCCCCGTAGATCTATTGATTTTTGATCTGGATGGTACGCTCATCGAATCCAAGTGGGACATCGCGCGGTCCGTCAATTTTACGCTTGCCGAGTTGGGATTGCCGGAGCGCCCCATCGAAGAAATTTTCGGGTTCGTCGGCGACGGCGTGAAGCGACTGCTGCGTTTGGCGGTCGGAGAGGGCAATCAGGTCAGATTCGAAGAGGCCTTGAAAGTATTTCGGGGCCATTATCTCGAACATTGTTTGGACCGGACGACCTTCTACCCAGGCATCGAGCCGATGCTGCAACACTTTACCCATACATACAAAGCGATTGCGACCAACAAGTCGATCGAATATACGCGCGTCATCTTGAACGGGTTAGGTCCGCAACATTTCCGGTACATGGTCGGTGGAGACAATGGATTTGGGCTCAAGCCGGAACCCGGCATGTTACTGCATATCATGGAAAAAGTGGGAGCCCCGAAGGAGCGAACCGTTCTCGTCGGAGACAGCACCAATGATATTAATGGAGGACATAACGCAGGTATTCGCGTCTGCGCGGTTGGGTATGGCATGGGGAATCGAGAGAGGATGGCTGCGTGTCAGCCCGATTGGTTCATCGAAAAACCGGAACAACTCATGGAGCTCTTTACATAA
- the hemL gene encoding glutamate-1-semialdehyde 2,1-aminomutase: MKTSRSAKLFTEAQQLIPGGVNSPVRAFRSVGGQPRFIARAKGSRLYDVDKNVYIDYVLSWGPMILGHAHSAVITSIKNAAGRGTSYGAPTESEVLLAKEIRNGFPSMEKIRLVSSGTEAVMSAIRVARGFTKRTAVMKFEGCYHGHGDYLLAKAGSGLATLGIPDSPGVPEDFAKHTLTAPYNDIRTVQQLIAANRDRLACIIVEPIAGNMGVVPPAPDFLSTLRQLTADHNILLIFDEVISGFRVGYGGAQALYGITPDLTVLGKIIGGGLPVGAYGGRKEIMDLIAPVGPVYQAGTLSGNPLAVSAGLATLKQLRVRGIYKQLEERSAALAKGIGEAAKKSGIPVTQTRVASMLTTFFTPGPVVDWNTAKQSDTKRYGQFFHHMLEQGIYLAPSQFEAAFLSTAHSAQDIEKTIRAAHTAFKKL; this comes from the coding sequence ATGAAAACATCCCGTTCCGCCAAGCTTTTCACCGAAGCGCAGCAACTCATCCCCGGTGGCGTCAATAGCCCTGTTCGGGCCTTTCGTTCGGTCGGTGGGCAGCCACGTTTCATCGCACGCGCAAAAGGATCACGGCTCTATGATGTGGACAAGAACGTCTACATTGACTATGTCCTTTCTTGGGGGCCGATGATTTTGGGTCATGCCCATTCGGCGGTGATTACCTCGATCAAGAACGCGGCTGGGCGAGGGACCAGTTACGGGGCTCCGACTGAGTCGGAAGTATTGCTGGCCAAAGAAATCCGCAACGGCTTCCCTTCCATGGAAAAGATTCGGCTGGTCAGCTCCGGGACCGAGGCCGTGATGAGCGCGATCCGAGTGGCGCGGGGGTTTACCAAACGAACGGCCGTCATGAAGTTCGAAGGATGCTACCACGGGCATGGTGATTACCTGCTGGCAAAGGCCGGGTCAGGGTTGGCAACATTGGGGATTCCGGACTCACCGGGCGTACCTGAAGACTTTGCCAAGCATACCTTGACGGCTCCCTATAACGACATTCGGACAGTCCAGCAGCTTATTGCCGCCAACCGCGACCGGCTTGCCTGCATTATCGTTGAGCCGATTGCCGGCAACATGGGCGTTGTCCCTCCTGCTCCCGACTTCTTATCCACACTCAGACAACTGACCGCCGACCACAACATTCTCTTGATTTTCGATGAAGTCATCTCCGGTTTCCGCGTCGGTTACGGAGGCGCGCAGGCGCTCTACGGCATCACGCCTGACCTCACGGTCCTTGGGAAAATTATCGGTGGTGGATTGCCGGTCGGTGCTTATGGCGGGCGGAAAGAGATCATGGATCTCATCGCGCCGGTCGGACCGGTCTATCAAGCGGGTACGCTCTCCGGTAATCCGCTGGCAGTCTCGGCAGGATTGGCGACGCTCAAACAATTGCGGGTACGAGGGATTTATAAGCAACTTGAGGAGCGATCAGCTGCCCTGGCTAAAGGGATCGGCGAGGCCGCAAAAAAGTCGGGTATTCCCGTCACTCAAACCCGGGTTGCATCGATGCTGACGACTTTCTTTACTCCAGGTCCGGTTGTGGACTGGAATACGGCGAAACAATCAGACACCAAGCGGTACGGTCAGTTTTTTCATCATATGTTGGAACAGGGAATCTATCTGGCCCCTTCCCAGTTCGAAGCTGCTTTTCTCTCCACCGCCCACAGCGCGCAGGACATCGAGAAGACTATCCGCGCCGCGCACACCGCCTTCAAGAAGCTCTAA